From one Actinopolyspora saharensis genomic stretch:
- a CDS encoding SIS domain-containing protein encodes MLDDSILDDQQRLFALDTEGLLRSAALAGAQVRSAANSASEAGLDDFVAERPRALVLLSRAGVGTAACRSLAALLGPSCPVPVVVTEVIPSWVGPLDVVFAYGTDGGDKVLAESLELAGRRGASIVLAAPEEGPVAASVAGRARSVPPRIPVPEGLGFAHVFTAGLRLFQALGLLSVDTEALADALDEQAAAAHPSNETPENPAKKLVLRLADRVPLLWGVDELSTALGEHGAYVLGCYAGVPCDVSSYAQAVNRRSLHGSASAVGSESDLFADPEDTTAALRVLLLTVRADERALLTERMATEALPGADVLSPSETREQDAILRSALLAVGFDMAAVYLGLASGLPDGHGRSMVGAR; translated from the coding sequence GTGCTGGACGACAGCATTCTGGACGATCAACAACGTTTGTTCGCGCTGGACACCGAGGGGTTGCTTCGCTCGGCCGCCCTGGCCGGGGCGCAGGTGCGCTCGGCGGCGAACTCGGCGAGCGAAGCCGGGCTGGACGATTTCGTCGCGGAGCGACCGCGGGCTCTCGTGCTGTTGTCTCGGGCCGGAGTCGGCACCGCCGCGTGCCGGTCGCTGGCCGCGTTGCTCGGCCCGTCCTGCCCGGTTCCGGTGGTGGTCACCGAGGTGATCCCCTCCTGGGTCGGCCCGCTCGACGTGGTCTTCGCCTACGGAACCGACGGCGGTGACAAGGTTCTGGCCGAGTCGCTGGAGCTGGCGGGGCGCCGGGGCGCGAGCATCGTTCTCGCGGCTCCGGAGGAGGGGCCGGTGGCCGCCTCCGTAGCGGGACGGGCGCGGTCCGTGCCCCCGCGGATCCCGGTTCCGGAGGGACTGGGGTTCGCGCACGTGTTCACGGCCGGGCTCCGCCTTTTCCAGGCGCTCGGGTTGTTGAGCGTCGACACCGAGGCGCTGGCCGACGCGCTGGACGAGCAGGCCGCCGCCGCGCACCCGAGCAACGAGACCCCGGAGAACCCGGCCAAGAAGCTGGTTCTCCGGCTGGCCGACCGGGTGCCGCTGCTCTGGGGCGTGGACGAGCTCTCCACCGCCCTGGGCGAGCACGGCGCCTACGTGCTCGGCTGCTACGCCGGAGTTCCCTGCGACGTGAGCAGCTACGCCCAGGCGGTGAATCGTCGTTCGCTGCACGGTTCCGCCTCGGCGGTGGGAAGCGAGTCCGATCTGTTCGCCGATCCGGAGGACACCACGGCCGCGCTGCGAGTGCTGCTGCTCACGGTTCGTGCCGACGAGCGTGCGCTGCTCACCGAGCGGATGGCCACGGAAGCGCTGCCTGGCGCCGATGTGCTCTCCCCTTCGGAGACGCGGGAGCAGGATGCGATCCTGCGTTCGGCGCTCCTGGCGGTCGGTTTCGACATGGCGGCGGTGTACCTCGGGCTCGCCTCGGGACTCCCCGACGGGCACGGGCGGTCGATGGTCGGGGCACGCTGA
- a CDS encoding dTMP kinase → MGQLIVIEGLDGAGKQTLADGLSTELRRRGLSVGEVAFPRYGVDVHADLVAEALRGQHGDLADSVHGMAVLYALDRRHSLDWLRKGIAENDVLLLDRYVASNAAYGAARSWESADGGFVEWVRRLEVDRFGMPRPDLQLLLRVPTAVAAERAERRESANGESGGDRFESDSSLQERCDRVYLELAESAWWSPWQVIDDAAAVDPVGLVDRILD, encoded by the coding sequence GTGGGGCAGCTGATCGTGATCGAAGGTCTGGACGGCGCGGGCAAGCAGACGTTGGCCGACGGTTTGTCGACGGAGTTGCGTCGCAGGGGGCTGTCGGTGGGGGAGGTCGCTTTCCCGCGGTACGGCGTGGACGTGCACGCCGATCTGGTCGCCGAGGCGCTGCGCGGGCAGCACGGGGACCTCGCCGACTCCGTGCACGGCATGGCCGTGCTGTACGCGCTGGACAGAAGGCACTCCCTGGATTGGCTGCGGAAGGGCATCGCCGAGAACGACGTCCTGCTGCTGGATCGCTACGTGGCTTCCAACGCGGCGTACGGGGCCGCTCGGTCGTGGGAGAGCGCCGACGGCGGATTCGTCGAGTGGGTGCGCCGGCTCGAGGTGGACCGCTTCGGGATGCCCCGCCCGGACCTGCAGCTCCTGCTGCGCGTGCCCACCGCGGTTGCCGCCGAGCGCGCCGAGCGCAGGGAGAGCGCCAACGGGGAGTCGGGCGGGGACCGGTTCGAGTCGGACTCCTCCCTGCAGGAGCGTTGCGACCGGGTCTACCTCGAGCTCGCCGAATCCGCGTGGTGGTCACCCTGGCAGGTGATCGACGACGCGGCCGCGGTGGATCCCGTCGGTTTGGTCGACCGGATTCTGGACTGA
- a CDS encoding amino acid permease: protein MPGSGLWRTKTVEQSILDTDEPDTKLRKNLGTWDLIVFGVSVVIGAGIFTIAAQTAGDVSGPSVSLAFLLAAVACALAALCYAEFASTVPVAGSAYTYSYATFGEFLAWIIGWDLILEFSIAAAAVAKGWSSYLHQVLSSIGLQVETAIPLGPLQLDWGAMLLVAVLVGVLVTGTKLSARVSLVITAIKVSVVLFIIVAGIAYIKPDNYTPFIPQAQSASESGPALEQSLLSLILGGETSNYGVYGLLAGASLVFFAFIGFDIVATTAEETRDPQRNAPRGILGSVAITTGLYVAVALVVTGMTHYTNLATGPDGESATLATAFQLNGVSWAASLISVGALIGLTTVVMVLLLGQTRVLFAMARDGLLPRGLAKTDQRRGTPVRTTVLVGVVVFLAAGFFPFSRLAEMVNVGTLFAFALVSIGVIVLRRKRPDLPRGFRAPLVPWVPVLAVIACLWLMINLTALTWVRFGIWMLAGVVIYFAYSRSHSVLAQRERAGQLEE from the coding sequence GTGCCAGGAAGCGGATTATGGCGCACCAAGACGGTCGAACAATCGATCTTGGACACGGACGAGCCGGACACCAAACTCCGGAAGAATCTCGGGACATGGGACCTGATCGTTTTCGGGGTTTCGGTGGTGATCGGAGCCGGAATCTTCACCATCGCGGCTCAGACCGCGGGCGATGTTTCCGGACCCTCGGTGTCGTTGGCCTTCCTGCTGGCCGCGGTCGCCTGCGCGTTGGCCGCGCTGTGCTACGCGGAATTCGCGTCCACCGTTCCGGTGGCGGGAAGTGCCTACACCTACTCCTACGCGACGTTCGGTGAATTCCTGGCCTGGATCATCGGATGGGATCTGATCCTCGAGTTCTCCATCGCCGCCGCGGCGGTGGCCAAGGGGTGGTCCTCCTACCTGCACCAGGTGTTGTCCAGCATCGGACTGCAGGTGGAGACGGCTATCCCGCTCGGCCCGCTGCAGCTCGACTGGGGAGCGATGCTGCTGGTGGCCGTGCTGGTCGGTGTGCTGGTGACCGGCACCAAGCTCTCCGCGCGTGTCAGCCTGGTCATAACCGCGATCAAGGTCTCGGTGGTGCTGTTCATCATCGTGGCCGGGATCGCCTACATCAAGCCGGACAACTACACCCCGTTCATTCCGCAGGCCCAGTCCGCCTCCGAGAGCGGTCCGGCCCTCGAGCAGTCCCTGCTGTCCCTGATCCTCGGCGGTGAGACCAGCAACTACGGGGTCTACGGCCTGCTCGCCGGGGCTTCGCTGGTGTTCTTCGCGTTCATCGGCTTCGACATCGTCGCCACGACCGCGGAGGAGACGCGCGATCCGCAGCGCAACGCTCCGCGGGGGATCCTCGGGTCGGTGGCGATAACCACCGGTCTCTACGTCGCGGTGGCGCTGGTGGTCACCGGGATGACGCACTACACCAACCTGGCCACGGGTCCCGACGGGGAGAGCGCCACCCTCGCCACCGCGTTCCAGCTCAACGGGGTGAGCTGGGCGGCCAGTCTCATCTCGGTGGGTGCGCTGATCGGCCTGACCACCGTGGTGATGGTCCTGCTCCTGGGGCAGACCAGGGTGCTGTTCGCCATGGCCAGGGACGGTCTGCTTCCCAGGGGGCTGGCCAAGACGGATCAGCGCAGGGGAACACCGGTGCGCACGACCGTGCTGGTCGGAGTGGTCGTGTTCCTCGCCGCGGGCTTCTTCCCGTTCAGCAGGTTGGCCGAGATGGTCAACGTGGGCACGCTGTTCGCGTTCGCCCTGGTCTCGATCGGGGTGATCGTGCTGCGCCGCAAGCGTCCCGATCTCCCCCGCGGTTTCCGCGCTCCGCTGGTGCCGTGGGTGCCCGTCCTCGCGGTGATCGCCTGCCTGTGGCTGATGATCAACCTCACCGCGCTGACCTGGGTCCGCTTCGGGATCTGGATGCTCGCCGGAGTGGTCATCTACTTCGCCTACAGCAGGAGCCACTCGGTGCTCGCGCAGCGCGAGCGCGCGGGTCAGCTGGAGGAGTGA
- a CDS encoding DUF3499 domain-containing protein: MRSVRRCSRTGCTHPAVATLTYAYADSTAVVGPLASYVEPHSYDLCEEHAMRLTVPKGWHVVRHEGEFSAAQPSEDDLTALAEAVREAGRTDPSATENPGVRGGGSRRGHLRALPDPGKD; encoded by the coding sequence GTGCGGAGCGTGAGGCGTTGCTCGCGAACCGGGTGCACCCACCCGGCGGTAGCTACGCTGACCTATGCCTATGCGGATTCGACCGCCGTGGTCGGGCCGCTGGCTAGTTATGTCGAACCTCACAGCTATGATCTCTGCGAGGAGCACGCGATGCGGTTGACCGTCCCCAAGGGGTGGCACGTCGTGCGCCACGAGGGGGAGTTCTCCGCCGCGCAGCCTTCGGAGGACGATCTGACCGCCTTGGCCGAGGCGGTTCGTGAGGCCGGGCGTACCGATCCGTCGGCGACGGAGAACCCGGGAGTGCGTGGCGGCGGAAGCAGGCGTGGGCACCTGCGTGCGCTTCCCGATCCGGGCAAGGACTGA
- a CDS encoding phosphomannomutase/phosphoglucomutase — MRDLSGIVKAYDIRGLVGEELNAEVAREVGAAFTRLVGGPAVVVGHDMRESSPELAAAFSEGVTGQGIDVVNIGLASTDMLYFASGHLDLPGAMFTASHNPPEYNGIKLCRAGAAPVGQDSGLSEIKELVGHGVPEFLGAQGSITERDMLRDYADFLRGLVDLTSIRPLRLAVDAGNGMAGHTVPSVLEGLPIELVPMYFELDGTFPNHEANPLKSENLEDLRAKVREVGADAGLAFDGDADRCFVLDAEGAPVAPSAITALIATRELKREPGATVIHNLITSRGVPEIVRENGGKPLRTRVGHSFIKQTMAETGAIFGGEHSAHYYFRDFWRADSGMLAALHVLAALGEQHKGLAELMSDYSRYVASGEVNSRVDDQTTRMRAVIDSFRERNGARIDELDGLTVELGDGSWFNLRPSNTEPVLRLNVEAADSETMAALRDEVLAVLRE; from the coding sequence GTGCGGGACCTGTCGGGGATCGTCAAGGCGTACGACATCCGGGGTTTGGTGGGCGAAGAACTGAACGCGGAGGTGGCCCGGGAGGTCGGTGCCGCGTTCACCAGACTGGTCGGTGGCCCCGCCGTGGTGGTCGGCCACGACATGCGGGAGTCCTCTCCCGAGCTGGCGGCCGCGTTCTCCGAGGGAGTGACCGGTCAGGGGATCGATGTGGTCAACATCGGGCTGGCCAGCACGGACATGCTGTACTTCGCTTCCGGGCACTTGGACCTCCCCGGCGCGATGTTCACGGCCAGTCACAATCCGCCCGAGTACAACGGGATCAAGTTGTGCCGGGCCGGAGCGGCCCCGGTCGGTCAGGACAGCGGTCTGTCCGAGATCAAGGAGCTGGTCGGCCACGGGGTTCCCGAGTTCCTGGGTGCGCAGGGTTCGATCACCGAGCGGGACATGCTCCGGGACTACGCGGACTTCCTGCGCGGGCTGGTCGATCTGACCTCCATCCGGCCGCTGCGGCTCGCGGTGGACGCGGGCAACGGCATGGCGGGGCACACGGTCCCCAGCGTGCTGGAGGGGCTGCCCATCGAGCTGGTGCCCATGTACTTCGAACTCGACGGGACCTTCCCCAACCACGAGGCCAATCCGCTGAAGTCGGAGAACCTCGAGGACCTGCGTGCCAAGGTCCGCGAGGTGGGGGCCGACGCGGGACTGGCCTTCGACGGTGACGCCGATCGCTGTTTCGTGCTCGACGCGGAGGGCGCCCCCGTCGCCCCGAGCGCCATCACGGCGTTGATCGCCACCAGGGAGCTGAAGCGGGAACCGGGCGCCACGGTCATCCACAACCTGATCACGTCCAGGGGCGTTCCCGAGATAGTGCGCGAGAACGGCGGCAAACCGCTGCGCACCAGGGTCGGTCACTCCTTCATCAAGCAGACGATGGCCGAAACCGGCGCGATCTTCGGCGGGGAGCACTCGGCGCACTACTACTTCCGCGACTTCTGGCGCGCCGACTCGGGGATGCTCGCCGCCCTGCACGTGCTGGCCGCGCTGGGGGAGCAGCACAAGGGCCTGGCCGAGCTGATGTCCGACTACTCCCGCTACGTGGCCTCCGGCGAGGTCAACTCGCGGGTGGACGACCAGACCACCCGGATGCGCGCGGTGATCGACTCCTTCCGGGAGCGCAACGGCGCTCGTATCGACGAGCTCGACGGGCTTACCGTGGAACTGGGGGACGGTTCGTGGTTCAATCTCCGTCCGTCCAACACCGAGCCGGTGCTGCGCCTGAACGTCGAGGCGGCCGATTCCGAGACGATGGCCGCCCTGCGTGACGAGGTGCTCGCGGTGCTGCGGGAGTAG
- a CDS encoding metallopeptidase family protein produces MVTARETRQRLGKRRERRGRGMRGPLYPSSVPAAKSRSQRFDALVLEALDPIEQRWQTELTQLDVAVDEVPQIETTSPDSVVWGDDVVVDSNVPLARLVPAGVDRRGFPTRARIVLYRRPLEARARNGSDLTDLLHDVLVEQVANYLGLDPGVVGGNQ; encoded by the coding sequence GTGGTGACCGCACGGGAAACTCGGCAACGTCTCGGTAAACGACGGGAACGTCGTGGTCGCGGAATGCGCGGACCGCTCTACCCCTCCTCCGTGCCCGCGGCCAAGAGCAGGTCCCAACGCTTCGACGCGCTCGTGCTCGAGGCGCTCGACCCCATCGAACAGCGCTGGCAGACGGAACTGACCCAGCTGGACGTGGCCGTGGACGAGGTCCCCCAGATCGAAACCACCTCACCGGACTCGGTGGTCTGGGGAGACGACGTGGTCGTGGACTCGAACGTGCCGCTCGCCCGGCTGGTCCCCGCGGGCGTGGACCGCCGCGGCTTTCCGACGCGGGCGCGGATCGTGCTGTACCGGAGGCCGCTGGAAGCGCGCGCACGGAACGGCTCCGACCTGACGGACCTGCTTCACGACGTGCTCGTGGAGCAGGTCGCCAACTACCTGGGGCTCGATCCCGGAGTTGTCGGTGGGAACCAGTAA
- the manA gene encoding mannose-6-phosphate isomerase, class I, which produces MELLRNAVRPYAWGSRTAIAELLGRPVPAPHPEAELWMGAHPGDSSRLLFPDGSEVPLVRLLDSEPTRQLGQGCTDRWGNRLPFLMKVLAADEPLSLQAHPSWEQAAAGFAHEEAEGVPRSAPDRNYPDPTAKPELICALTEFHALAGFRDAHRTVRLLHELDVPSLRAHTRLLAAQPDRDGLRALFTTWITLPEDNLRALVPDLLRACAEHVRSGGEFVLECETVLELGESYPNDAGVLASLLLNRLVLRPGEAIYLPPGNLHAYLRGTGVEILANSDNILRCGLTPKHVDVAELLKVLDFDNGDTRVLTGTRSGRNLTTYQTEADEFELSRADWSPGEGGGVALDSSGPQILLCTEGRVRLSPVGTGNGNGHGNGNGHGSDDGAHSGSAVRELDLARGDSVWLAASDPCVMAHPLGSAAGAQLFRAATGAV; this is translated from the coding sequence GTGGAGTTACTGCGCAACGCGGTACGCCCGTATGCATGGGGCTCTCGGACCGCGATCGCGGAGCTGCTCGGCCGTCCCGTACCCGCCCCCCATCCCGAGGCGGAGCTCTGGATGGGCGCCCATCCGGGAGATTCGTCGCGGTTGCTCTTCCCGGACGGATCGGAAGTCCCGCTGGTGCGGCTGCTGGACTCGGAACCCACCCGACAACTGGGGCAGGGCTGCACCGACCGCTGGGGTAACAGGCTCCCCTTCCTGATGAAGGTGCTGGCCGCGGACGAACCGCTGAGCCTGCAGGCGCACCCGTCCTGGGAGCAGGCGGCCGCGGGGTTCGCCCACGAGGAGGCGGAAGGAGTTCCGCGCAGCGCACCGGACCGCAACTACCCCGATCCCACGGCGAAGCCGGAACTGATCTGCGCGCTGACTGAGTTCCACGCGCTGGCTGGGTTCCGCGACGCCCACCGGACCGTCCGGCTGTTGCACGAGCTCGACGTCCCGAGCCTGCGGGCGCACACCCGACTGCTCGCCGCGCAGCCGGACCGGGACGGGTTGCGAGCGCTGTTCACCACGTGGATCACCCTGCCCGAGGACAATCTCCGCGCTCTCGTGCCGGATCTGCTGCGGGCGTGCGCCGAGCACGTGCGTTCCGGGGGCGAGTTCGTGCTGGAGTGCGAGACCGTGCTCGAGCTCGGGGAGTCCTACCCGAACGACGCGGGAGTGCTCGCGAGCCTGCTGCTGAACCGGCTGGTGCTGCGCCCGGGGGAGGCCATCTACCTCCCTCCGGGAAATCTGCACGCCTACCTGCGGGGAACCGGGGTGGAGATCCTGGCCAACTCGGACAACATCCTGCGCTGCGGGCTCACTCCCAAGCACGTCGACGTGGCCGAGCTGCTGAAGGTGCTCGACTTCGACAACGGGGACACCAGGGTGCTGACCGGCACGCGCAGCGGACGTAACCTGACCACCTACCAGACCGAGGCCGACGAGTTCGAGCTCTCCAGGGCGGACTGGTCTCCCGGCGAGGGCGGCGGTGTGGCCCTGGACTCCTCCGGGCCGCAGATCCTGCTGTGCACCGAGGGCAGGGTGCGGCTCTCCCCGGTCGGCACGGGTAACGGCAACGGTCACGGAAATGGCAACGGTCACGGCAGTGACGACGGTGCCCACTCGGGGAGCGCGGTGCGTGAGCTGGACCTCGCGCGTGGTGATTCGGTCTGGTTGGCCGCCTCCGATCCCTGTGTGATGGCGCACCCCCTGGGCTCGGCCGCGGGGGCGCAGTTGTTCCGGGCCGCCACTGGGGCCGTCTGA
- a CDS encoding Trm112 family protein, producing MDPELREILVCPCPRNAPLRDGLPDQPAAEYLTCTSCGRSFPVRDGVPVLLLQEAIGGPEEDTTSDGPGRG from the coding sequence ATGGATCCCGAACTGCGGGAGATCCTGGTTTGTCCCTGCCCGCGGAACGCGCCGCTGCGGGACGGTCTGCCCGATCAGCCCGCGGCCGAGTACCTGACCTGCACGTCCTGCGGACGTTCCTTCCCGGTTCGGGACGGTGTCCCCGTGCTGTTGCTGCAGGAGGCGATCGGCGGTCCCGAGGAGGACACCACCTCCGACGGCCCTGGAAGGGGGTGA
- a CDS encoding GNAT family N-acetyltransferase encodes MVNIRRATTADTKALVELRALMFKSMGRNAEDPAWRSQAESWFTRKIAGGEALVVVTEISNGQLVAAALGEVNHDPPSPSNPTGIRGRISNVVTAVGHRRRGYARACVRQLLDWFRSETEVADIDLFATGEGSNMYREFGFEARPYPAMRLRVASSTEGTELTSAPSGIA; translated from the coding sequence ATGGTGAATATCCGCAGAGCCACAACGGCCGACACGAAGGCACTCGTCGAGCTCCGAGCTCTGATGTTCAAGTCGATGGGCAGGAACGCCGAGGACCCCGCCTGGCGTTCCCAGGCCGAGTCGTGGTTCACGCGGAAAATCGCCGGCGGCGAGGCGCTGGTCGTCGTCACCGAGATTTCGAACGGACAGCTGGTCGCCGCCGCGCTCGGCGAGGTGAACCACGACCCTCCCAGCCCCTCGAATCCCACGGGGATCCGTGGGCGCATATCGAACGTCGTGACAGCGGTCGGCCACCGCAGGAGGGGCTACGCGCGTGCCTGCGTGCGGCAGCTGCTCGACTGGTTCCGCTCGGAAACGGAAGTGGCCGACATCGACCTGTTCGCCACCGGCGAGGGCTCGAACATGTACCGGGAGTTCGGTTTCGAGGCGCGCCCCTACCCGGCCATGCGGCTGCGGGTGGCCTCCTCGACGGAGGGGACGGAGCTGACCTCCGCACCCTCCGGAATCGCCTGA
- a CDS encoding glycosyltransferase family 2 protein, whose amino-acid sequence MAEFRAAAQSTSRTHLSTAPVLAVLVCRRGVDWLPEVLSALERSTVRPRHLLAVVPEADERTRSWLESSTAGSTGRSAPVDGVLTVEEGAGFGAAVDHALEHARERWGDPGGWLWPLCDDSIPEPECLENLLLVAEADSAAAMLGPLGLDSRDPRLLTEAGLSMDTSARVRADVGQFGLDPAIGEGAQDSGVQDAGAALQVSEVLAVPAATALVRREVFEALGGFDELLSAPCVDVDLGWRINAAGHLVLCVPRARARRATDSPARGGLPRAATAVASSGGAVNRADELRTYLANTGSRFGRFAMARLLLLGVLRMLGCAAARRFAQARAEASAARMLLTGRLGIRSAARTHGRNPANRSFRGLLIGRITRLRIACLAGYARMVRNRVRHDTLLGLPLREESAPVVRDSGAGPRYGPDALPAGALGTAGGRRRSAAGLRRPAEPVVVAVPEEPERGPRDPRPRPSPGPRTGEDAGSSEQLVLVPVNRARVLRETLLNPSVVLVVGLALFALVVHGLLAEAPRIGLSLHGGRLLPAADLETTWSSYLAAWHPVHGGTAAQAPPALLVLGLLGALLAPLGGPPAALALLVLLQLPLAGAAAYHACGGLAVSRTVRALAAAAYALLPVGMLAAAEGRIGVVVAHVLLPPLLLGTMSLVGAVPARTPGRPNWLGTACRTALGAAVLAAFAPGTYALLLVLAAAGFCCPPAVRTSLFRRAAGFASLVLLSLACLLPWPAVLARDPGFLMHGLGAPVVESPVGISLLSLNAVNTVTGWSGVLVVCAAVLAVLRSRDRTVLGGVLVAFVGWGASLLVGRIPSSPVWGGPETVGWPGGPLLLVACGLLWTTLAAVAAGRAGRPASSSMRRLLTAATVVSLGLLAIGSTFAGQSGPLRVTAGAVADDELTGEGYWLRLRPGGVPPQLTPDGRPRFGTAALVPAPGATSALMRIEADLLADGADRVRSGVAAAAARGVGRIAVPGDERARRFGELAGDLVTRAGAVEGTGAAFRVLLPNSPVTLLGPAQASNAREGGQPRPQSRPIRVGARLPHVTVRFSAGGPGRALLLAAQREPGWRARIDGEPVGLATGWGEQVAVPLPENSGEVTIGFTGVPRTTLLSLQAAALLFTLIGAVPGRSRNRRAPG is encoded by the coding sequence CGCCCGTGAGCGCTGGGGTGATCCCGGCGGCTGGTTGTGGCCGCTGTGCGACGACTCGATTCCCGAGCCCGAGTGCCTGGAGAACCTGCTCCTGGTGGCCGAAGCGGATTCCGCGGCGGCGATGCTCGGGCCGCTGGGGCTCGACTCGCGGGACCCCCGCCTGCTCACCGAAGCCGGGCTGTCCATGGACACCTCGGCGCGGGTGCGCGCCGATGTCGGGCAGTTCGGGCTCGACCCGGCGATCGGGGAAGGAGCGCAGGACTCGGGAGTGCAGGACGCGGGGGCGGCGCTCCAGGTCTCCGAGGTGCTGGCCGTTCCCGCCGCGACCGCCCTGGTGCGGCGTGAAGTCTTCGAGGCGCTGGGCGGTTTCGACGAGCTGCTCTCCGCGCCCTGCGTCGATGTGGACCTGGGGTGGCGGATCAACGCCGCGGGGCACCTGGTGCTGTGCGTGCCCCGGGCGCGGGCGCGCCGCGCCACGGACTCGCCTGCTCGTGGCGGGCTTCCGCGGGCGGCGACGGCGGTGGCGAGCAGCGGGGGCGCCGTCAACCGCGCGGACGAGCTGCGCACTTACCTGGCCAACACCGGGTCCCGGTTCGGGCGATTCGCGATGGCGCGCCTGCTGCTGCTCGGGGTGCTCCGGATGCTGGGCTGCGCCGCGGCGCGCAGGTTCGCCCAGGCGCGAGCGGAGGCGTCGGCCGCGCGGATGCTGCTGACGGGGCGGCTCGGGATCCGTTCCGCCGCGCGCACGCACGGCAGGAACCCGGCGAACCGGAGCTTTCGCGGGCTGCTGATCGGGAGGATCACCCGATTACGCATCGCCTGCCTGGCGGGATATGCCCGCATGGTCCGGAATCGGGTCCGGCACGACACGCTGCTCGGTCTTCCGCTGCGGGAGGAGTCCGCGCCGGTGGTGCGTGATTCCGGAGCGGGACCGCGTTACGGGCCGGACGCGCTGCCCGCGGGGGCTCTCGGCACCGCCGGAGGCCGCAGACGTTCCGCTGCCGGGCTGCGCAGGCCGGCCGAACCGGTGGTCGTCGCGGTCCCGGAGGAGCCCGAGCGGGGGCCGCGCGACCCGCGTCCACGTCCCTCACCGGGGCCGCGCACCGGGGAGGACGCGGGCAGCTCCGAGCAGTTGGTGCTGGTTCCGGTGAATCGAGCTCGCGTGCTGCGCGAGACGCTGCTCAACCCCTCGGTCGTGCTGGTGGTGGGGTTGGCGCTGTTCGCCCTGGTGGTGCACGGCCTGCTGGCGGAAGCTCCCCGGATCGGGTTGAGCTTGCACGGCGGCAGGTTGCTTCCGGCCGCCGATCTGGAAACCACCTGGTCGAGTTACCTGGCGGCCTGGCACCCGGTGCACGGGGGGACCGCGGCCCAGGCCCCGCCCGCCCTGCTGGTGCTCGGGCTGCTGGGCGCGCTGCTCGCCCCGCTCGGCGGGCCGCCCGCCGCGCTGGCGCTGCTGGTGCTGTTGCAGCTCCCGCTCGCCGGGGCCGCTGCTTACCACGCCTGCGGCGGGCTCGCGGTTTCCCGCACGGTGCGCGCGCTGGCAGCGGCGGCGTACGCGCTGCTGCCCGTCGGGATGCTGGCGGCGGCCGAGGGGCGGATCGGCGTCGTGGTCGCCCACGTGCTGCTCCCACCGCTGCTCCTCGGGACCATGTCGCTGGTGGGGGCCGTCCCGGCCAGAACCCCCGGACGACCGAACTGGCTCGGTACGGCGTGTCGGACAGCTCTGGGGGCGGCGGTGCTGGCCGCCTTCGCCCCCGGGACGTACGCGCTGCTGCTCGTGCTCGCCGCGGCGGGGTTCTGCTGTCCCCCCGCCGTGCGCACCAGCCTGTTCCGCCGCGCGGCGGGGTTCGCTTCGCTGGTGCTGCTGTCCCTGGCCTGCCTGTTGCCCTGGCCCGCCGTGCTGGCGCGCGACCCCGGGTTCCTGATGCACGGTCTGGGGGCGCCGGTGGTGGAATCACCGGTCGGGATCTCGCTGCTGTCCCTGAACGCGGTGAACACCGTGACCGGATGGTCGGGTGTGCTGGTGGTGTGCGCGGCAGTGCTCGCCGTGCTGCGCTCCCGGGACCGCACGGTGCTCGGCGGGGTGCTCGTGGCGTTCGTCGGCTGGGGGGCGAGCCTGCTGGTCGGGCGAATCCCCTCCAGCCCGGTGTGGGGTGGGCCCGAAACGGTTGGCTGGCCGGGAGGACCGCTGCTGCTCGTCGCCTGCGGTCTGCTGTGGACGACGCTGGCCGCGGTGGCGGCGGGGCGCGCGGGACGGCCGGCCTCGTCGTCGATGCGTCGGCTGCTCACCGCTGCCACGGTGGTCTCCCTCGGGCTGCTGGCGATCGGTTCGACGTTCGCGGGGCAGTCCGGGCCGTTGCGGGTGACCGCAGGGGCCGTCGCCGACGACGAGCTGACGGGGGAGGGCTACTGGTTGAGGCTTCGCCCCGGAGGGGTTCCTCCGCAGTTGACGCCGGACGGGCGACCACGGTTCGGCACCGCGGCACTGGTTCCCGCGCCGGGTGCGACTTCCGCGCTCATGCGGATCGAAGCGGACCTGCTGGCCGACGGTGCTGACCGCGTCCGTTCCGGGGTGGCCGCCGCTGCCGCTCGCGGAGTGGGCCGGATCGCGGTTCCGGGGGACGAACGGGCGCGCCGGTTCGGTGAGCTCGCCGGTGACCTCGTGACGAGGGCGGGGGCCGTCGAGGGGACGGGTGCCGCCTTCCGCGTGCTGCTGCCGAACTCGCCGGTGACGCTGCTCGGTCCGGCCCAGGCGAGCAACGCGCGGGAGGGAGGGCAGCCGCGGCCGCAGTCCCGCCCGATACGGGTCGGAGCGCGGCTGCCGCACGTGACGGTGCGCTTCTCCGCGGGAGGGCCGGGGCGCGCGTTGCTGCTCGCCGCGCAGCGGGAGCCGGGTTGGCGCGCGCGGATCGACGGTGAGCCGGTCGGACTCGCCACCGGGTGGGGTGAGCAGGTCGCGGTTCCGCTGCCCGAGAACTCGGGGGAGGTCACCATCGGGTTCACCGGGGTGCCCAGGACGACCCTGCTCTCGTTGCAGGCGGCAGCGCTGCTGTTCACGCTGATCGGTGCCGTTCCCGGTCGGTCGCGGAACCGACGAGCCCCCGGGTGA